Proteins encoded together in one Penicillium digitatum chromosome 1, complete sequence window:
- a CDS encoding Endo-1,3(4)-beta-glucanase, putative — MRINVLSFGIAVIYLGTVASAVSVARAPPPLPVKKRPYGCDCYTISGPDPGYFQHYKLWDFRAVDLKKHANLNLSEPIDYGDEDWDDDDVGDDEDPQNSHLSSGVHDEKDSDPRSLVFYKSSFERDWSSQNWERRGTPIAPVLMVNSKHNVFLTRDREQNDPHATYLVLRTTRFSEYTSTAEIETRIRNIYRCSVRVRLRLLPAGSVVSQPPQHKEWPPRDPKRHPTVPLNKTTPPRDGRPPDGACAGIFTYHDQTCESDIEILTKDPSHRVHYANQPDYDFTADHEIPGASTIADLPIPWTTWSTHRLDWLSDMSRWYVNNQIQDAKSYRVPDLESMIILNLWSDGGLWTGDMRIGDSIYMGIEYIELIYNRSSDAFRGPYVSLSQNHGGHQRDPPKNGSLGNWNPLEPDQNHEKCKPGRQGRECRRKKWRNRPLHESCQRPCNIDEL, encoded by the coding sequence ATGAGAATCAACGTTTTATCATTCGGAATCGCCGTGATCTATCTCGGCACGGTGGCATCAGCTGTATCAGTTGCCAGAGCACCGCCGCCGTTACCGGTCAAGAAACGTCCGTACGGATGCGATTGCTACACGATATCCGGGCCCGATCCAGGATACTTCCAGCACTACAAGCTCTGGGACTTTCGGGCGGTGGATTTGAAGAAGCATGCCAATCTCAATCTGTCAGAACCCATTGATTATGGTGACGAGGACtgggatgatgacgatgtgGGCGACGACGAAGATCCGCAAAACAGCCACCTCTCGTCCGGAGTCCATGATGAAAAGGACTCGGATCCTAGATCACTGGTATTCTACAAGTCCTCCTTTGAGAGAGACTGGAGCAGTCAGAACTGGGAACGCCGAGGCACTCCTATAGCCCCGGTCCTCATGGTAAATTCGAAGCACAACGTCTTTCTCACCCGGGACCGTGAGCAAAATGATCCCCATGCGACGTATCTCGTTCTGCGCACCACCCGCTTTTCAGAATACACCTCCACCGCGGAGATCGAAACTCGCATACGCAATATCTACCGGTGCTCGGTACGTGTCCGGCTGCGTTTATTGCCAGCTGGCTCCGTCGTGTCTCAACCACCTCAGCATAAAGAATGGCCGCCGCGGGACCCAAAACGACATCCCACCGTGCCTTTGAATAAGACAACCCCGCCCCGTGATGGCAGGCCACCTGACGGCGCTTGTGCTGGCATATTCACTTACCATGACCAAACCTGTGAATCCGACATTGAGATTTTGACTAAGGACCCATCTCATCGCGTGCACTATGCCAATCAGCCCGATTATGATTTTACCGCTGATCATGAGATCCCCGGTGCGAGTACCATTGCCGATCTTCCTATTCCGTGGACAACGTGGTCCACACATCGCTTAGACTGGCTCTCGGACATGTCACGGTGGTATGTCAACAATCAGATACAGGATGCCAAATCATACAGGGTTCCTGACCTAGAGAGTATGATTATTCTCAATCTTTGGAGTGACGGTGGACTCTGGACTGGCGACATGAGAATTGGTGACAGTATATACATGGGCATTGAATACATCGAGCTGATCTACAACCGTTCTTCTGATGCTTTCAGGGGCCCTTATGTGTCTCTTTCACAAAACCATGGCGGCCATCAAAGGGATCCACCAAAAAATGGTTCTCTTGGTAATTGGAATCCTTTGGAGCCAGATCAAAACCATGAAAAGTGCAAGCCAGGTAGGCAGGGCCGCGAGTGCAGAAGAAAGAAGTGGAGGAACAGGCCTCTTCATGAATCATGTCAGAGACCATGCAACATTGATGAACTTTAA
- a CDS encoding Ulp1 protease family protein codes for MGFFRWPRCKRRASPPKPTESSFKIPNPFEASKPSFDVRDTLEPFQLPIPGAFPLTPPESPTLVVSQGPTIEEEDVPPKGWELMDMDARTTPALVTDLGIHLHPRLPPYLPPPPSARRILSPRPTKALKPVEDDLMDIDDPWDQQAQQDARLPHGPVSAVQLFYPNRRPIPANRFASWYEAEFEKREKERLARERDLQRPTRVIPTGYPVRLISPEWLAKLQRAVQSGQGHSVAKSLAGDDLYQRDIITCIRPEAWLNDEIINAYLSLLVHYLRQSHGNLGPGDRPLFHAFNTFFYSTLRDKGYEGVQRWAKRAKIGGEGLLNVDTVFIPVHESSHWTLMVVRPAERTIEYFDSLGSRGPRQVKNVKQWLRGELGSQYNDAQWTVLPSVSSQQDNGSDCGVFLLTNAKAITVGVEPTAIGPSHITLLRRKIVAELMNGGLHGEFNPHDKGTGAVLL; via the exons ATGGGGTTCTTCCGTTGGCCTCGGTGCAAGCGACGCGCCTCCCCTCCGAAGCCCACGGAGTCCTCGTTCAAGATTCCCAATCCCTTTGAGGCCTCAAAGCCTTCCTTTGACGTCCGCGACA CCTTAGAACCTTTCCAGTTGCCCATCCCAGGGGCCTTCCCATTAACTCCTCCTGAATCACCTACCCTTGTTGTGTCACAAGGCCCGACCatcgaggaggaagatgtcCCACCGAAGGGGTGGGAACTTATGGACATGGATGCCCGCACAACACCAGCACTCGTTACGGATCTCGGCATACATCTCCACCCTCGATTACCGCCATacctccctccccctccGAGTGCCAGGCGCATTCTATCGCCAAGACCAACCAAAGCCCTCAAGCCTGTTGAAGACGATCTTATGGACATTGATGACCCATGGGATCAAcaagctcaacaagatgCAAGGCTTCCTCATGGACCCGTTTCCGCTGTACAATTATTTTACCCCAACAGGAGGCCGATTCCTGCCAATCGCTTTGCATCGTGGTACGAGGCGGAATTCGAGAAGCGGGAGAAAGAAAGATTGGCCCGGGAGCGTGATCTCCAACGCCCAACCAGAGTGATTCCAACGGGTTATCCCGTACGTCTGATTTCGCCCGAGTGGCTTGCCAAACTCCAACGCGCCGTGCAGAGTGGACAAGGACATTCCGTCGCCAAGTCATTAGCCGGAGACGATCTGTATCAGCGGGATATCATCACATGTATTCGACCTGAGGCCTGGCTCAATGATGAGATCATCAATGCCTACCTTAGTTTGCTCGTTCATTACCTCCGTCAATCGCATGGAAACCTCGGACCTGGTGATCGGCCACTCTTCCACGCCTTCAACACCTTTTTCTACTCTACCCTCCGTGACAAGGGCTACGAGGGCGTGCAGCGGTGGGCAAAACGGGCGAAGATCGGTGGCGAAGGACTGCTTAATGTCGACACCGTTTTTATTCCTGTCCATGAGTCAAGTCATTGGACTCTCATGGTGGTACGACCCGCAGAACGTACAATCGAGTATTTCGACTCCCTGGGTTCCCGTGGTCCTCGCCAAGTGAAGAATGTCAAGCAATGGCTCCGTGGGGAGCTTGGGTCACAATATAACGATGCACAGTGGACTGTTCTGCCATCCGTCTCTTCTCAGCAGGATAACGGAAGTGACTGCGGTGTCTTCCTTCTCACAAATGCCAAAGCAATTACTGTTGGGGTTGAACCAACTGCCATTGGTCCGAGCCACATTACGCTTCTCCGCAGAAAGATTGTTGCAGAGCTTATGAATGGTGGTCTTCATGGCGAGTTCAACCCACATGACAAAGGAACAGGTGCGGTGTTGCTCTGA
- a CDS encoding Phosphatidic acid phosphatase type 2/haloperoxidase, with amino-acid sequence MGSKKDQPDAGLRSLNHYSNRLPLWRYWPRQKLIPLIRYETPYLAWVQEKVRTPTLDSYFAFTANLGTHTFFMVFLPFLFWCGSPSMGRGLVHILASGVFWSGFLKDLLCLPRPLSPPLQRITMSGSAALEYGFPSTHSTNAVSVAVYALALLGSPDLTLSAQVTLLLQAITYIYVVSIVVGRLYCGMHGMLDCTVGCALGAAIGLVQFHYGPAFEDFILSASLKEISLLGLLIIFLVRVHPEPADDCPCFDDSVSFAGVMLGVDVSSWHFADIWVGYPPGSIPYDLETVGWIKTVIRLVVGVLCVFAWRNVTKPALLRILPPIFRTLEKLGLLLPRRFFTTASEYTTIPYNLKDHDVLPNFSEIPDIITTMRHPRRRAVSIGPQSEADAYETLAYREKRRRESQSGSNHPSPVVEDQLKPNGTPALPRKTASLDDYEGMMGKGSPSSSAVDVNFDTPTPFPSLDFEAGERDEKEVFSQIKKPRVRYDVEVVTKLVVYAGIPWVVIEVAPLLFDLIGLGTR; translated from the exons ATGGGCAGCAAAAAGGACCAGCCCGATGCTGGACTGAGGAGTCTGAATCACT ATTCGAACCGATTGCCTCTCTGGCGATATTGGCCACGACAAAAGCTCATCCCATTGATCCGATATGAGACGCCCTATTTGGCTTGGGTGCAGGAGAAAGTCCGCACGCCAACTCTTGACTCGTATTTCGCGTTTACGGCCAACCTCGGCACTCATACCTTCTTTATggtcttcttgcccttccTCTTCTGGTGTGGTTCTCCCAGTATGGGTCGAGG ATTGGTACACATCCTAGCATCGGGCGTCTTTTGGAGCGGCTTCCTCAAGGATCTACTatgtcttcctcggcctctgTCTCCGCCACTCCAGCGAATTACTATGTCCGGCTCTGCAGCACTGGAATATGGATTCCCTTCGACACACTCCACCAACGCTGTCTCCGTTGCGGTCTATGCTTTGGCCCTGTTAGGTTCACCCGATTTAACTCTTAGCGCGCAGGTCACTCTCTTACTCCAAGCAATCACCTACATCTACGTCGTGTCCATTGTAGTGGGTCGACTGTACTGCGGAATGCATGGGATGCTGGACTGTACTGTTGGGTGTGCTTTAGGTGCGGCCATCGGCCTAGTACAATTCCATTACGGACCTGCCTTTGAGGACTTCATTTTATCCGCGTCGCTGAAGGAAATTTCCCTGTTGGGGCTTCTTATTATATTCCTTGTCCGCGTCCATCCGGAGCCGGCGGATGATTGCCCATGCTTCGACGATAGTGTTTCATTCGCAGGAGTTATGCTAGGCGTGGATGTGTCTTCATGGCACTTCGCCGATATTTGGGTCGGTTATCCTCCTGGATCAATTCCCTACGATCTCGAGACCGTGGGCTGGATTAAGACTGTCATACGTCTGGTCGTGGGCGTTTTGTGCGTGTTTGCTTGGAGAAATGTAACAAAACCGGCTTTGCTGCGCATACTGCCACCTATCTTCCGGACCCTGGAGAAGCTTGGTCTTTTGCTCCCTCGACGTTTCTTCACCACCGCATC TGAATACACCACCATTCCCTACAACCTCAAGGATCACGATGTGCTTCCCAACTTTTCTGAAATCCCAGACATCATAACCACAATGCGCCATCCTCGCCGCCGAGCCGTTTCGATTGGCCCTCAGTCCGAAGCTGATGCGTATGAGACACTGGCGTACCGGGAAAAGCGCCGACGCGAAAGTCAATCTGGGAGCAATCACCCTTCCCCAGTCGTCGAGGATCAACTCAAGCCCAATGGAACGCCCGCCTTGCCCAGAAAGACGGCATCACTGGATGATTATGAAGGCATGATGGGCAAGGGCAGCCCCAGTTCATCCGCAGTGGATGTCAATTTTGACACGCCGACACCTTTCCCTTCGCTAGATTTCGAGGCTGGGGAGCGGGACGAAAAAGAAGTGTTCTCCCAGATCAAGAAACCCCGCGTGCGGTACGACGTGGAGGTAGTGACAAAACTAGTTGTATATGCGG GTATTCCATGGGTGGTCATCGAAGTCGCACCTCTGTTGTTCGATCTAATCGGGCTTGGAACCCGATGA
- a CDS encoding Rho GTPase Rho4, putative gives MSAMYEDQCHAASRRHSLTPPPPSSTPRHSRARSDSIRVSHGTASTNTSVSSGRMSEATNITQPPSFSKKFVVVGDGGCGKTCLLISYSQGYFPEKYVPTVFENYITQTTHRASGKTVELALWDTAGQEEYDRLRPLSYPETDLLFVCFAIDCPASLENVVDKWYPEVLHFCPTTPIILVGLKSDLRNKRTCIELLKTQGLTPITPEQGGNVATRMGAAYAECSSKEMRGVDEVFAKAVDSVISIEEQGGTAQQPAGRNNRNNRASAAPSGGGPRPGKKVKKRTCKIL, from the exons ATGAGTGCTATGTACGAAGATCAATGCCATGCAGCATCGCGCCGCCACTCCCTCACTCCCCCTCCTCCATCTTCAACACCGCGTCACAGTCGTGCGCGCAGCGACAGCATCCGAGTCAGCCACGGCACAGCCAGCACCAACACTAGTGTCTCCAGTGGACGGATGTCTGAGGCAACAAATATCACTCAGCCACCCTCATTCTCAAAGAAGTTTGTAGTGGTAGGCGATGGCGGATGTGGCAAGACCTGTTTGTTGATCAGTTATTCCCAAGGTTACTTCCCAGAG AAATATGTCCCCACGGTGTTTGAGAACTATATTACCCAAACGACGCATCGGGCTTCTGGCAAGACCGTTGAATTAGCCCTCTGGGATACTGCTGGACAGGAGGAATATGACCGTTTGCGTCCACTGTCCTATCCCGAGACTGATCTGCTATTTGTCTGCTTTGCTATCGATTGCCCCGCATCATTGGAGAATGTCGTTGACAAA TGGTATCCTGAGGTTTTGCACTTCTGTCCCACCACACCCATTATTCTCGTTGGCTTGAAGTCCGACCTGCGCAATAAGCGAACCTGCATTGAACTCCTCAAGACACAAGGTCTGACACCCATCACACCAGAGCAAGGTGGAAATGTCGCTACACGGATGGGAGCAGCATACGCCGAATGCAGTAGTAAGGAGATGCGGGGTGTGGATGAAGTCTTCGCCAAGGCCGTTGATTCGGTCATCTCAATCGAAGAACAAGGCGGGACAGCCCAGCAACCGGCCGGCCGTAATAACCGCAACAATCGTGCCAGTGCCGCGCCTTCAGGAGGAGGCCCCCGCCCCGGCAAGAAGGTTAAGAAGCGTACTTGCAAGATTCTTTAG
- a CDS encoding DASH complex, subunit Dad1 has translation MAWLQQTPGTGDRAASPTVFEQQREELVREIAVGMEQVLQNMNRLNRNLESVIAVGNEFGSVEALWSQFENFMGRPEEQGVGAGNGTGKRKVSEESDASKSGVKRENDEGDSIVMQ, from the exons ATGGCTTGGCTCCAGCAAACACCGGGTACGGGTGATCGTGCCGCCTCCCCTACAGTCTTTGAGCAGCAGCGCGAGGAACTTGTCCGGGAGATCGCAGTG GGCATGGAGCAAGTACTTCAAAACATGAACCGTTTGAATCGGAATCTAGAGAGCGTGATTGCG GTGGGGAATGAATTTGGATCTGTGGAAGCTCTATGGTCCCAGTTTGAAAACTTTATGGGCCGACCCGAAGAACAAGGCGTGGGGGCTGGCAACGGCACTGGGAAGCGGAAGGTCAGCGAGGAGAGTGATGCGAGTAAGTCAGGAGTAAAGCGTGAAAACGACGAGGGTGACTCAATAGTCATGCAGTGA
- a CDS encoding RTA1 like protein, with amino-acid sequence MFRGRTWFFTAFIFGGIFEIIGYTGRAVSSNEYPRYTIPPLAIQAIFVLVAPSLLAASIYMELGRIMIVTGGERLSPIRRSWLTKIFVVGDMVSFFVQAGGAGMLVRASTAAKGGKMIKVGLIIQIVFFGIFIITSVIFHVKLGRNGSRVLQQQEVPWQKHQTVLNTSSLLIFVRSIFRYIEYNEGRSGALLQHELWSYMFDATLMLLVMAAFNVVHPAEISRLIEERKGRDGMELIR; translated from the exons ATGTTCCGTGGTCGGACCTGGTTCTTCACTGCTTTCATATTCGGAGGAATAT TCGAGATCATTGGATATACAGGC CGTGCCGTTTCTTCCAACGAATACCCGAGATATACCATTCCTCCTCTGGCCATCCAAGCCATCTTTGTCCTCGTCGCACCGTCACTGCTCGCCGCAAGTATTTATATGGAACTTGGCCGCATCATGATTGTCACTGGCGGAGAACGTTTGTCGCCAATCCGACGCTCGTGGTTGACGAAGATCTTTGTGGTTGGGGATATGGTGTCATTTTTTGTGCAGGCAGGAG GAGCCGGAATGCTCGTCAGAGCCAGCACAGCAGCAAAAGGCGGAAAGATGATCAAAGTCGGCTTGATCATCCAGATTGTCTTTTTTGGaatcttcatcatcaccagTGTCATTTTTCACGTCAAACTTGGGAGAAACGGGTCAAGGGTGCTGCAGCAGCAGGAAGTCCCCTGGCAAAAACACCAGACCGTGTTAAACACCAGTAGTCTGTTGATTTTCGTCCGTTCCATCTTCCGATACATCGAGTACAACGAGGGACGTAGCGGGGCATTGCTCCAGCATGAGCTCTGGAGTTACATGTTTGATGCCACTCTTATGCTGTTGGTGATGGCCGCGTTTAACGTGGTACATCCGGCCGAGATTAGCCGGTTGATAGAAGAGAGGAAAGGCAGGGATGGGATGGAGCTGATTAGATGA
- a CDS encoding Small nuclear ribonucleoprotein SmF, putative, which produces MSVQPVNPRPFLQARVGTEVLIRLKWGQTEYKGILESVDSYINVLLRDTQEFIDGKPTGALGLVLIRCNNILWMGSADAIEMTDMEFK; this is translated from the exons ATGAGT GTTCAACCGGTTAATCCCCGTCCCTTCCTCCAGGCTCG CGTGGGCACTGAAGTCCTCATCCGGCTGAAGTGGGGCCAGACCGAATACAAGGGCATTCTCGAGAGTGTTGATTCATACATAAACGTTCTGCTGCGCGACACGCAAGAGTTTATCGACGGAAAGCCCACCGGCGCATTGGGTCTTGTTCTGATCAG ATGCAACAACATCCTCTGGATGGGCTCTGCCGATGCAATTGAAATGACGGATATGGAATTTAAATAA
- a CDS encoding Putative DUF866 domain protein — translation MLTLSVEAQLEGVTSLLPTDTEENPYFYTFRVQCTSCHETHPNWVSFNRFDVHEIPGSRGEANFVWKCRLCTKTHTASITSGPKPYEVQEKQNFQTIIEMDCRGLEFIEFKPDGEWEAKAIESTTTFSGIDLSEGEWYDYDEKKGEEVSIKEITWTVGR, via the exons ATGCTCACTCTTTCGgtcgaagctcagctggagGG CGTTACTTCCCTTCTTCCCACAGACACTGAGGAAAATCCCTACTTCTACACTTTCCGAGTGCAATGCACCTCCTGCCACGAGACACACCCGAACTGGGTCAGCTTCAACCGTTTC GACGTGCACGAAATCCCTGGTAGCCGAGGCGAGGCTAATTTCGTATGGAAGTGCCGCCTATGCACG AAAACCCACACTGCCTCCATCACTAGCGGACCTAAGCCTTATGAAGTCCAGGAAAAGCAGAACTTCCAGACGATTATCGAAATGGACTGTCGTGGCCTCGAGTTCATCGAGTTCAAGCCCGAT GGTGAATGGGAAGCCAAGGCTATTGAGTCAACCACCACCTTCTCTGGCATTGACCTTTCAGAGGGTGAGTGGTATGACTACGATGAGAAGAAGGGTGAGGAAGTCAGCATCAAAGAAATCACCTGGACCGTTGGCCGTTAA
- a CDS encoding Aromatic-ring hydroxylase-like translates to MVQQENYDIVIVGAGPVGLLLSLCMSRWGYKVKHIDNRPVPTATGRADGIQPRSTEILRNLGLKRSIMAYEPAKVYDVAFWDPRGDGSGIGRTGSWPSCPRFIDTRYPFTTLVHQGKIERVFLDEIKKAGTTVERPWTIVGFKNDGANADYPVEVNLKCLDTNVIENVRAKYLFSGEGARSFVREQLGIKIHHKDPIAYVWGVMDGVVRTNFPDIETKCTIHSDAGSIMVIPREDNMVRLYVQIASSTDADWNPRKTATAEEVQQTAKNILKPYWIEWDRVEWYSVYPIGQGIAEKYTLDERVFMGGDACHTHSPKAGQGMNTAFHDALNMAWKIHAVESGFANRSILSTYESERKDIAETLLNFDAKYAALFSKRRPSAGEVGSASHTTVGAGGEENEFVKTFKSSCEFTSGYGVAYQPNIFTWDASHPAKSALFKIPGVHLIPGRAFTPTTVTRLADANFVELEQEVPANGAFRIFIFAGNQSKTKKAIADLAANLEKERSFLSVYRRSDIADVSFFERHNPHSKLFTLSVIYAGSKNTIDVDSIPQVLRDYHHHLYADDIPDVRVPLAQFAAHEKLGFDSEKGGVVVTRPDSHVACTVQLVEGSGTVDALNDFFNAFSTKPLGQESQQSRL, encoded by the exons ATGGTCCAGCAAGAGAATTATGACATTGTCATTGTGGGCGCCGGCCCCGTCGGTCTGCTCTTGTCCCTGTGTATGTCACGATGGGGTTACAAGGTGAAGCACATTGACAACCGCCCAGTGCCGACCGCTACTGGTCGCGCCGACGGTATCCAGCCGCGATCTACCGAGATACTGCGCAACCTAGGGTTGAAGCGCTCGATCATGGCTTACGAGCCTGCCAAGGTGTACGACGTTGCCTTCTGGGATCCAAGGGGTGATGGCTCTGGCATTGGCCGTACCGGCAGCTGGCCTAGTTGCCCCCGTTTCATTGACACCCGCTACCCTTTCACTACCCTGGTCCACCAGGGCAAGATCGAGCGTGTGTTCTTGGATGAAATCAAGAAGGCCGGCACAACCGTTGAGCGGCCATGGACTATCGTTGGCTTCAAGAACGATGGCGCGAACGCCGATTACCCTGTTGAGGTCAACTTGAAGTGCCTGGATACCAATGTCATCGAGAACGTACGCGCAAAGTACTTATTCAGTGGTGAGGGTGCCCGTAGCTTCGTCCGTGAGCAGCTTGGCATCAAGATCCACCACAAGGATCCTATTGCCTATGTTTGGGGTGTCATGGACGGTGTTGTGCGCACAAACTTCCCCGACATCGAG ACAAAATGCACCATCCACTCCGACGCTGGCTCAATTATGGTCATTCCCCGCGAGGACAACATGGTCCGCCTCTATGTCCAGATCGCCTCTTCCACCGATGCTGATTGGAACCCACGAAAGACTGCCACTGCCGAGGAGGTCCAGCAGACTGCAAAAAATATTCTAAAGCCATACTGGATTGAGTGGGACCGGGTTGAATGGTACTCTGTCTACCCAATTGGACAGGGTATTGCTGAAAAGTACACCCTTGACGAGCGAGTCTTCATGGGTGGTGATGCCTGCCACACTCACAGC CCCAAGGCTGGCCAGGGAATGAACACTGCTTTCCATGACGCACTCAACATGGCCTGGAAGATCCACGCCGTGGAGAGTGGCTTTGCCAACCGTTCTATTCTCAGCACCTACGAGAGCGAGCGCAAGGATATCGCTGAGACTTTGTTGAACTTCGATGCCAAGTACGCAGCACTGTTCTCCAAGCGCCGTCCTTCTGCTGGCGAAGTTGGTTCTGCCAGTCACACCACTGTGGGTGCTGGTGGGGAGGAGAACGAATTCGTCAAGACCTTTAAGTCATCTTGTGAGTTCACCAGTGGATACGGAGTGGCCTACCAACCCAACATCTTCACCTGGGACGCAAGCCACCCTGCCAAGTCTGCTCTATTCAAGATCCCAGGCGTTCACCTGATTCCAGGTCGCGCTTTTACCCCGACCACCGTCACCCGTCTTGCGGATGCCAACTTTGTCGAGCTTGAGCAGGAAGTGCCCGCCAATGGTGCATTCcgcatcttcatcttcgctGGCAACCAGTCCAAAACCAAGAAGGCCATTGCCGACCTTGCTGCCAACCTAGAGAAAGAGCGCTCGTTCCTTTCGGTGTACCGCCGGTCTGACATTGCCGATGTATCATTCTTCGAGCGCCACAACCCTCACTCCAAACTCTTCACCCTGTCGGTGATCTACGCAGGCTCCAAGAACACCATCGATGTGGACTCTATCCCCCAGGTTCTGCGTGactaccaccaccacctctATGCCGATGATATCCCTGATGTGCGTGTTCCCCTGGCTCAATTTGCAGCTCACGAGAAGCTAGGCTTCGATTCCGAGAAGGGTGGTGTTGTCGTCACCCGCCCCGATAGCCATGTAGCTTGCACTGTGCAGCTAGTTGAGGGAAGTGGCACTGTTGACGCTCTCAACGACTTCTTCAACGCGTTCTCGACGAAGCCGCTGGGCCAGGAGTCTCAACAGAGCCGTCTATGA